A section of the Thermomicrobiales bacterium genome encodes:
- a CDS encoding YihY/virulence factor BrkB family protein, with protein sequence MARGNAEQSDGTIPVTVLAKRTLDEFKKDDVPEIAAGVAYHAIFAIPPLIALVLALAALLNRVADVPIADRLVDLINENAPDQTRQLLLDLVDGALNQVSGGAALFGVLLTAGIALWSGSNGVSTVMKAFNRAYDVIEDRSFIKLKLTAIGLTLVVGVLVILAFAMLVFGKPIGDAVADRLGLGSVFDYSWSVVQIVAPIIFIMLVQALLFYFAPNVKQSFRWVSPGAVFATVAWIALLFGFRYYTTFANPGSAYGTVGSVVVLMFFLYVSSIIFITGAEVNAVVSRANDPETVRDLAHNLQKIENPLDELAARQAARQMDARKGTHIVEGMAQPILVGPPPEPAPAAPSKPSKPGALTRIVTGVSTLAASMVIARIMKKRQKK encoded by the coding sequence ATGGCGCGCGGAAATGCTGAGCAGTCGGACGGCACGATTCCTGTAACCGTGCTGGCGAAGCGCACGCTTGATGAGTTCAAGAAAGATGATGTGCCGGAGATCGCTGCCGGCGTTGCCTATCACGCGATCTTTGCGATTCCGCCGCTGATCGCGCTGGTTCTTGCGCTCGCGGCATTGCTCAACCGTGTCGCCGACGTGCCAATTGCTGATCGTCTGGTCGACCTGATCAACGAGAATGCACCAGATCAGACACGCCAGCTGCTGCTGGATCTGGTCGATGGCGCACTGAACCAGGTGAGCGGTGGCGCGGCGCTGTTCGGCGTTCTGCTCACTGCTGGCATCGCGCTGTGGTCCGGCTCGAACGGCGTCTCAACGGTCATGAAGGCGTTCAACCGCGCGTATGACGTGATCGAGGACCGCAGCTTCATCAAGCTGAAGCTGACCGCCATCGGGCTGACGCTCGTCGTCGGCGTGCTGGTGATCCTCGCCTTCGCGATGCTGGTCTTCGGCAAGCCGATCGGGGACGCGGTTGCCGATCGGTTGGGCCTCGGGAGCGTGTTCGATTACTCCTGGTCAGTCGTCCAGATTGTCGCGCCGATCATCTTCATCATGTTGGTGCAGGCGCTCCTGTTCTACTTCGCGCCGAACGTGAAGCAGTCGTTTCGCTGGGTCTCACCGGGCGCGGTGTTCGCGACGGTGGCCTGGATCGCCCTGTTATTTGGCTTTCGCTACTACACGACGTTCGCCAATCCGGGCAGCGCCTACGGGACGGTCGGCAGCGTCGTCGTCCTGATGTTCTTCCTGTACGTCAGCTCGATCATCTTCATCACCGGCGCGGAGGTCAACGCAGTCGTCTCGCGGGCGAACGATCCGGAGACGGTGCGCGACCTGGCACACAACCTGCAGAAGATCGAGAACCCGCTCGACGAGCTGGCCGCGCGACAGGCCGCGCGCCAGATGGACGCGCGGAAGGGCACGCACATCGTCGAAGGCATGGCGCAGCCGATCCTCGTCGGCCCGCCGCCCGAGCCAGCACCGGCAGCGCCGAGCAAGCCGAGCAAGCCGGGCGCATTGACCCGCATCGTCACCGGCGTCTCGACGTTGGCCGCGAGCATGGTCATCGCGCGCATTATGAAAAAGCGGCAGAAGAAGTAG